From one Bacteriovorax sp. BAL6_X genomic stretch:
- a CDS encoding cyclopropane-fatty-acyl-phospholipid synthase family protein — MSILMSAAERGLIPNPLIRMGIRKLIKKRKDEIYENLDFHKNGIIEEFNKSLIAEDVDKANEQHYELPAEFFKLVLGSHLKYSSALFDDGVKSLDEAESAMLEKYCERAQIEDGMEILELGCGWGSLSLYLAKKFPNSKIIAISNSNGQREFIESRIKECSLNNLKIITCDINEFSIERKFDRIISIEMFEHMRNYNSLFSKLSSWLNDDGKLFIHIFCHKDASYFFETQGEDNWMGRYFFTGGVMPSFGLFEKVQDSFKLIEKWKVNGANYQETSEQWFQNMEKRRPEIMKVMAATYGEDRANIWFHRWKIFFASCAELFGHGKGEEWFVGHFLFEKK, encoded by the coding sequence ATGTCTATTTTAATGAGTGCTGCTGAAAGAGGCCTTATTCCTAATCCATTAATTAGAATGGGAATAAGAAAGTTAATCAAGAAACGTAAGGATGAGATTTATGAAAATCTCGATTTTCATAAAAATGGAATTATAGAAGAGTTTAATAAGTCCCTTATTGCGGAAGATGTTGATAAAGCTAACGAACAACACTATGAGCTTCCTGCGGAGTTTTTTAAGTTGGTATTAGGTTCACATTTAAAGTATTCAAGTGCTCTTTTTGATGATGGAGTGAAGAGTCTCGATGAAGCAGAAAGTGCAATGCTTGAAAAATATTGTGAAAGAGCTCAGATTGAAGATGGGATGGAGATCCTAGAGTTAGGGTGTGGTTGGGGTTCTCTAAGTTTATATCTGGCCAAGAAGTTTCCTAATTCAAAGATTATCGCCATTTCAAATTCGAATGGACAAAGAGAGTTTATTGAAAGTCGAATAAAAGAGTGCTCTCTAAATAATCTTAAGATTATAACATGTGATATTAATGAGTTTAGCATTGAGCGTAAATTTGATCGTATTATTTCAATCGAAATGTTTGAACATATGCGTAATTATAATTCTTTATTTTCCAAACTCTCTTCTTGGTTAAATGATGATGGAAAACTATTTATTCATATCTTCTGTCATAAAGATGCCTCTTATTTCTTTGAAACTCAGGGTGAAGATAATTGGATGGGCCGTTATTTCTTTACCGGGGGAGTGATGCCGAGCTTTGGCCTATTTGAAAAGGTGCAAGATAGTTTCAAACTAATAGAAAAATGGAAGGTTAATGGAGCCAATTATCAAGAAACTTCAGAGCAGTGGTTTCAAAATATGGAGAAGAGGCGACCTGAAATCATGAAAGTTATGGCCGCTACCTATGGTGAAGATCGGGCCAATATTTGGTTTCATCGATGGAAGATATTCTTTGCATCATGTGCCGAATTATTTGGTCATGGTAAAGGTGAAGAATGGTTTGTTGGGCACTTCTTATTTGAAAAGAAGTAG
- a CDS encoding sigma-70 family RNA polymerase sigma factor — protein MQIAKDNSREAFKKLFEFYYPKVLGYGLKSGLNKEQSADMAQEVMLKIWKSAHLYDKDKGNINTWIYAIVRNQKYDILRKQRRDPLSIISAYDIFEEEYLQQEDENYNIEEIYHLAYTREMIAKLSLEQQLVLNGIYQEGLTQKEFAEQENIPLGTVKSRIRLAVKNLKIILEQK, from the coding sequence ATGCAGATAGCGAAGGATAATTCGCGAGAAGCTTTTAAGAAGTTATTTGAATTCTATTATCCAAAAGTACTTGGATATGGCCTTAAAAGTGGACTAAATAAAGAACAGTCTGCAGATATGGCACAAGAAGTAATGCTTAAGATTTGGAAGAGTGCTCACCTATACGATAAAGATAAAGGAAATATAAACACATGGATTTATGCAATTGTGAGAAACCAAAAATATGACATATTAAGAAAGCAGCGCCGTGATCCATTAAGTATCATCAGTGCCTATGACATATTTGAAGAAGAATACCTGCAGCAAGAAGATGAGAATTATAATATTGAAGAAATTTATCACTTGGCCTATACAAGAGAAATGATAGCCAAACTATCATTAGAACAGCAGCTGGTTCTTAATGGCATTTATCAAGAAGGTTTAACTCAAAAAGAATTTGCAGAACAAGAGAACATACCGCTTGGCACAGTAAAGTCACGTATACGACTGGCCGTTAAAAATTTAAAAATTATATTGGAGCAAAAGTGA
- a CDS encoding NAD(P)/FAD-dependent oxidoreductase: MRIAIIGSGISGLTCAYKLSNKHDITLFEANDYLGGHTHTHEIEYDDQELKIDTGFIVFNKKTYPHFLSLINELGVEYKSTAMSFSVHCDKTGLEYNGTTLNTLFAQRRNLFRPWFYSMINGIIDFNKKAKVFLVNDSGDISLSHFFETRGIRKSVIDYYIVPMMAAVWSTDPVAVWRFPAKFVLRFFENHGFLEVDDRPQWYVIEGGSNSYIKKMVPHFKKSIRLKTPVKYITREKEQVIITTKDGRESFDQVIIATHSDTALKLLESPTNKEIELLSAIPYVVNPTYLHTDDSFLPKRELAIAAWNYLLPTEKSIGPTVTYNMNILQGINFHKNFNVTLNPYRPIEKDKILKEMSYMHPLFTLDGMKAQARWHEISGHNRTHYCGAYWRNGFHEDGVFSALRIVEELEKL; the protein is encoded by the coding sequence ATGAGAATAGCAATCATTGGTTCTGGTATTTCTGGACTGACATGTGCTTATAAATTGTCGAATAAGCATGATATCACGCTTTTTGAGGCCAATGACTATCTTGGTGGCCACACTCATACACACGAAATTGAATACGATGATCAAGAGCTAAAAATCGATACAGGTTTCATTGTTTTTAATAAAAAGACTTATCCGCATTTCTTAAGTCTAATCAATGAGCTCGGAGTCGAGTATAAATCTACTGCAATGAGCTTCAGTGTTCATTGTGATAAGACTGGCCTTGAATACAATGGGACAACCTTAAATACACTATTTGCTCAAAGAAGAAATCTCTTTAGGCCTTGGTTTTACTCCATGATTAATGGGATTATCGACTTTAATAAAAAGGCCAAAGTCTTTCTAGTAAATGACTCGGGCGATATTTCTCTTTCTCACTTCTTTGAAACAAGGGGAATTAGGAAGAGTGTTATCGACTATTATATTGTACCGATGATGGCGGCCGTTTGGTCGACAGATCCTGTAGCTGTTTGGCGCTTCCCTGCCAAATTCGTTTTACGATTCTTTGAAAATCATGGGTTTTTAGAAGTTGATGATCGACCACAGTGGTATGTCATCGAAGGTGGTTCAAATTCCTATATTAAGAAAATGGTACCACATTTTAAGAAATCAATAAGACTTAAAACTCCTGTTAAATATATTACTCGTGAAAAAGAACAAGTTATTATTACAACGAAAGATGGCCGTGAAAGTTTTGATCAAGTTATCATTGCAACACATTCAGATACGGCATTAAAATTACTAGAGAGTCCTACAAATAAAGAAATTGAATTACTTTCTGCAATTCCTTATGTTGTCAATCCAACTTATCTTCACACTGATGATAGTTTCTTACCTAAAAGAGAACTTGCAATAGCAGCATGGAATTATCTACTTCCTACAGAGAAGTCGATTGGCCCAACTGTCACTTATAATATGAATATTCTCCAAGGCATCAATTTTCATAAGAATTTCAATGTCACACTAAACCCATATCGACCTATTGAGAAAGATAAGATTCTAAAGGAAATGAGCTATATGCATCCACTTTTTACTTTAGATGGGATGAAGGCCCAGGCAAGGTGGCATGAAATAAGCGGACATAATCGCACTCACTATTGTGGTGCTTATTGGCGAAACGGTTTTCATGAAGATGGTGTCTTTAGTGCCTTGAGAATCGTTGAGGAATTGGAGAAATTATGA
- a CDS encoding class I SAM-dependent methyltransferase, translating into MSHFNHAANTWDSEDKISLMQTLAEKTRDRLKLSSKVDLLDFGCGTGLFCLEFIDDAKSITGVDTSTGMLEVFDKKTAVYDHIKSINTDLENEELNEKFDLIISSMTFHHLNSPEKMTLKLAGMLNEGGKMAIVDLESEDGSFHPDPKGMGVKHFGFSNEEIVSWADKANLNVKIETINSRTKNGREYNQFLAVFYK; encoded by the coding sequence ATGTCACACTTTAATCATGCGGCCAATACTTGGGATTCTGAAGATAAAATTTCCTTAATGCAAACACTGGCAGAAAAAACTAGAGATCGTCTTAAACTTTCTAGTAAAGTCGACCTTCTTGATTTTGGATGTGGAACAGGCCTTTTTTGTCTCGAGTTTATTGATGATGCTAAAAGTATTACAGGTGTGGATACTTCCACAGGTATGCTCGAAGTTTTCGATAAGAAAACAGCTGTCTATGATCATATTAAATCAATCAATACTGATTTAGAAAATGAAGAACTCAATGAGAAATTTGATTTAATCATAAGTTCGATGACTTTTCATCATCTTAATTCACCTGAAAAAATGACACTGAAACTTGCTGGAATGTTAAATGAAGGTGGAAAGATGGCCATCGTCGATCTTGAGTCAGAAGATGGAAGTTTTCATCCTGATCCTAAGGGGATGGGTGTGAAGCATTTTGGTTTCTCTAATGAAGAAATTGTTTCATGGGCAGACAAAGCGAATCTTAATGTGAAGATAGAAACAATTAACTCACGTACAAAAAATGGCCGTGAGTATAATCAGTTCTTAGCAGTATTCTATAAGTAG
- a CDS encoding TIGR02147 family protein codes for MDYLDLLTNILEKKKAKNKRFSMRSFANYLDMDPGLLSKYLNGKREIPDAFIESRAQLLGITDEELSKIKKEVRSKEVIKSFRLKNPKEEYTRVDMIHQEVIKNWQYYAILELMKVKGFDPTAKWIAEELHTTEDYAQSLIDDLVEAKLLEIREDGDWLDLTEGSSTHALSDEDINMANKESQRRILDLAKLAIDEVTPEFREQSSMMMATNKKKIVEAKVLIRDFRRKLCDFLEDTNEYDSIYQLSLSLFPLSGKKKK; via the coding sequence ATGGATTATTTAGATTTACTCACAAATATACTTGAAAAAAAGAAAGCAAAGAATAAGCGCTTTTCGATGCGATCTTTTGCTAATTACCTCGATATGGACCCAGGTCTTCTTTCTAAATACTTGAATGGTAAACGTGAAATTCCGGATGCCTTCATCGAATCAAGAGCGCAACTCTTAGGGATTACAGATGAAGAGCTTTCCAAGATAAAAAAAGAAGTAAGATCTAAAGAGGTTATAAAGTCATTTCGTCTTAAAAATCCAAAAGAAGAATATACTCGTGTCGATATGATTCACCAAGAAGTCATAAAGAATTGGCAGTATTACGCTATCCTAGAGCTAATGAAAGTTAAAGGCTTCGATCCAACAGCAAAGTGGATTGCGGAAGAACTCCACACGACAGAAGACTATGCACAAAGCCTAATTGATGACCTTGTTGAAGCAAAGTTATTAGAAATTCGTGAGGATGGTGATTGGCTCGATCTTACGGAAGGAAGCTCTACACATGCTCTTAGTGATGAAGATATCAATATGGCCAATAAAGAATCTCAACGTCGTATTCTTGATCTTGCAAAGCTTGCCATTGACGAAGTCACTCCCGAGTTTCGTGAGCAATCATCAATGATGATGGCAACTAATAAGAAGAAAATTGTTGAGGCAAAGGTGCTGATTAGAGACTTCAGGCGTAAGCTTTGTGATTTTCTAGAAGATACAAATGAATATGATTCAATCTATCAATTAAGTCTTTCACTTTTTCCGCTCAGTGGGAAAAAGAAGAAATAA
- a CDS encoding DUF1365 domain-containing protein, with amino-acid sequence MKSCLYEGIVMHSRFRPKVHFFKYKLFLVYLDLDEVDEFFSLSRFWSYMKGNIAYFKRSDYHGDKTKNLKSEVLKTVEMHLGRNIEGSVRMLTSLRYFGHCFNPVTFYYCFNKECEIEAIMAEIENTPWGERFCYVVDATKASHDKEIRKKFKKEFHVSPFFPMSLMYDWRFSNPHDLLKINMETFEKGEKVFLASMNLKKVVATEGALNKILIKFPLITLKVVLGIYFQAFLLWIKGVPFFDHPNPASRRELFSHTNIKEK; translated from the coding sequence ATGAAATCTTGTCTTTATGAAGGAATAGTCATGCATTCTCGCTTTCGTCCAAAAGTACACTTTTTCAAGTATAAGCTCTTTCTCGTTTATCTTGATTTAGATGAGGTTGATGAATTTTTCTCACTCTCTCGTTTCTGGTCTTATATGAAGGGAAATATTGCATACTTCAAAAGAAGTGATTATCACGGTGACAAGACTAAGAATCTTAAAAGTGAAGTTTTAAAGACTGTTGAAATGCACCTCGGTCGTAATATTGAAGGTTCAGTTAGAATGCTGACAAGCCTTCGATATTTTGGTCACTGCTTTAATCCTGTTACTTTCTACTACTGCTTTAATAAAGAATGTGAGATTGAAGCTATTATGGCCGAAATTGAAAATACCCCCTGGGGGGAGAGGTTTTGTTATGTTGTTGATGCAACAAAGGCCTCTCATGACAAAGAGATTAGGAAAAAATTTAAAAAAGAATTTCATGTATCACCGTTCTTTCCTATGTCTTTGATGTATGATTGGAGATTTTCCAATCCTCATGATTTATTAAAAATAAATATGGAAACATTTGAAAAAGGGGAAAAGGTCTTCTTGGCAAGTATGAACCTTAAGAAGGTCGTTGCCACAGAAGGTGCGCTTAATAAAATACTAATTAAATTCCCTTTGATTACTTTGAAGGTTGTCCTTGGCATTTATTTTCAAGCATTCCTCTTGTGGATTAAAGGTGTACCTTTCTTTGATCATCCGAATCCAGCTAGTCGTAGAGAGTTATTTTCACATACGAATATAAAGGAGAAATAA
- a CDS encoding fatty acid desaturase, with protein sequence MIFAICFLFIHWYLSLFCQSFYLHRYISHSLCKLTPAWDKSFLILTILAQGPSFLRPQHYKALHINHHKYSDDIGDPHSPVISKNIISMMFNTYREYMSVETQDEKFPCVVAVADSVFVRLLFIVLYALMYLLFTDSYWYLLLVPIHSLLGPIHGAIVNWCGHKYGYRNHNLDDHSKNTLLIDFLMMGELYQNNHHANESSLNFADKKNEFDFTFIALKFLKRAKVVSYD encoded by the coding sequence ATGATTTTTGCAATATGCTTTCTATTTATCCATTGGTACTTGTCATTATTTTGTCAGTCCTTTTACTTACATCGTTATATATCTCATAGTCTTTGTAAGCTTACACCTGCTTGGGACAAGTCATTCTTGATTCTTACAATTTTAGCTCAAGGGCCAAGTTTTTTACGTCCTCAACATTATAAAGCATTGCATATAAATCATCATAAATATTCAGATGATATTGGAGACCCTCATTCTCCCGTTATTAGTAAGAATATTATCTCTATGATGTTTAATACGTATAGAGAGTACATGAGCGTAGAAACACAAGATGAAAAATTTCCTTGTGTTGTTGCTGTCGCTGATTCCGTATTCGTTAGATTACTCTTTATCGTACTATATGCGCTGATGTATCTATTATTTACAGATTCATATTGGTACCTTTTGCTTGTTCCAATTCACAGCTTACTAGGGCCAATTCACGGTGCGATTGTAAACTGGTGTGGCCATAAATATGGATATCGAAATCATAACTTGGATGATCATTCCAAGAATACTCTGTTGATAGATTTTCTGATGATGGGGGAATTATACCAAAATAATCATCATGCAAATGAAAGTAGCCTGAATTTCGCTGATAAAAAAAATGAATTTGATTTTACCTTTATTGCTCTTAAGTTTTTGAAGAGAGCAAAGGTGGTGAGCTATGATTAA
- a CDS encoding cyclopropane-fatty-acyl-phospholipid synthase family protein produces MRSNIKTIEKSQFLNKHDRPGVLLRTLRDAILKKLALLENVRLTIYVGRRKHILGRGSKRISAEMIIHDQSFFTDIFIKGSIGAAESYILKKWDTPNLSNVMRVFAINKDLLSEMDSGFVNFLKPARFLEYWQNRNTLTGSKKNIEAHYDLPDELFKHFLDDSMMYSSAIFANKKSTLEEAQQYKLKLIGERLNIRAGDHILEIGTGWGGLAIHLAQTYDCHVTTTTISENQYEEAQRRIKAAGLEDRITLLKKDYRLLEGSFDRVVSIEMIEAVGEKFLNTYMKKISDVLRADGLALLQIITINDQEYDRAVKELDFIKKYIFPGSFIPSIHAVLDAAKRVSDLRLYFQIDFAQDYVRTLKEWQNRFNHETHKIPKLGEDEQFKRLWNFYFSYCIGGFSERAIGVSHLVFGKPLYRS; encoded by the coding sequence ATGAGATCAAATATCAAAACTATAGAGAAGTCTCAATTTTTAAATAAACATGATAGACCAGGTGTGCTCCTTCGAACTCTTCGTGACGCAATTTTAAAGAAGTTGGCCTTATTAGAAAATGTACGATTAACGATTTATGTTGGCCGTAGGAAGCATATTCTTGGCCGTGGGTCTAAGCGCATTAGTGCTGAGATGATTATTCATGACCAGAGCTTCTTTACAGATATTTTTATCAAGGGCTCCATTGGTGCTGCTGAGTCTTATATCCTAAAGAAATGGGATACTCCAAATTTAAGTAATGTTATGAGAGTATTTGCTATCAATAAAGACCTTCTTAGTGAGATGGATTCTGGCTTTGTAAATTTTCTAAAGCCTGCTAGGTTTTTAGAATATTGGCAAAATCGAAATACTCTTACTGGTTCTAAAAAGAATATAGAGGCCCATTACGACTTACCAGATGAACTTTTTAAACACTTCTTAGATGACTCGATGATGTATTCAAGTGCAATATTTGCAAATAAAAAATCTACTTTGGAAGAAGCTCAACAATATAAGCTAAAACTTATAGGTGAGCGATTAAATATTAGGGCCGGTGATCATATTCTTGAGATTGGAACTGGCTGGGGGGGGCTTGCCATTCATCTCGCACAAACCTATGACTGTCATGTTACAACGACGACGATCTCTGAAAATCAATATGAAGAAGCTCAAAGAAGAATTAAGGCAGCAGGACTTGAAGATAGGATTACTCTTTTGAAAAAAGACTACCGTCTACTTGAAGGGAGCTTTGATCGTGTCGTATCAATTGAGATGATTGAGGCCGTTGGTGAAAAATTCTTAAATACATATATGAAAAAGATATCAGACGTTCTTAGAGCTGACGGCCTCGCTCTTTTACAGATAATTACCATTAATGATCAAGAGTATGATCGTGCTGTCAAAGAGCTAGATTTTATTAAGAAATATATTTTCCCTGGTAGTTTTATCCCTTCTATTCATGCTGTTCTAGATGCAGCTAAGAGGGTTTCAGATTTGCGTCTATACTTTCAAATTGATTTTGCTCAGGACTACGTACGTACTCTTAAAGAGTGGCAGAATCGATTTAATCACGAAACGCATAAGATTCCAAAACTTGGCGAAGATGAACAATTTAAACGACTTTGGAATTTCTATTTTTCGTATTGTATAGGGGGCTTTAGCGAAAGGGCCATTGGTGTTTCTCATTTAGTCTTCGGTAAACCACTTTATAGATCTTAG
- a CDS encoding cupin domain-containing protein has protein sequence MKKLYHPDIELIKRFVTGELEAGPGLLVKAHLNNCEDCRIQAESEFESQANNFFYTNSNLKLEKDVTDDIFNFILDKAECTKAKVESNNIHKPPIVKFQNKTFSLPETFSFISDKDISWKEFGKNSAVAQVTSGKTGGLYFIYLGPGETIPKHGHHGREYSYVLDGYYSSNGHKLDTGDFSTFEESDIHEPSTTSEDGCLVVSWVENRLNFLHGVFTPLNQLLWWYLKRS, from the coding sequence GTGAAGAAGCTTTATCATCCAGATATTGAATTAATAAAAAGATTTGTAACTGGAGAGCTTGAGGCAGGGCCGGGACTTCTTGTTAAAGCTCACCTAAATAATTGTGAAGATTGCCGAATACAAGCTGAGTCAGAATTTGAAAGTCAGGCAAATAACTTCTTTTACACTAATTCTAATCTTAAGTTAGAAAAAGATGTTACTGATGATATTTTCAATTTTATTTTAGATAAAGCTGAATGCACTAAAGCGAAGGTAGAAAGTAATAATATCCATAAACCGCCTATCGTAAAGTTTCAAAACAAGACATTTTCCCTTCCTGAAACATTTTCATTTATTTCAGACAAGGATATTAGTTGGAAAGAATTTGGGAAGAATAGTGCTGTTGCTCAGGTGACATCAGGTAAGACCGGAGGACTATACTTTATCTACCTAGGCCCAGGTGAAACTATTCCAAAGCATGGCCACCACGGTAGAGAGTATAGCTATGTTCTCGATGGTTATTACAGTAGTAATGGCCATAAGCTTGATACTGGAGATTTTTCAACTTTTGAGGAGTCTGACATTCATGAACCATCAACTACAAGTGAAGATGGTTGTTTAGTTGTTTCTTGGGTTGAGAATCGCTTAAACTTTCTCCACGGAGTCTTTACACCACTGAACCAGCTTCTATGGTGGTATTTAAAACGTTCATAA
- a CDS encoding manganese efflux pump, whose translation MINYFEVIVIGLVLCADSFSAAVAMGARPHKFSDTLKFAFSSGGAEALVAFLGAIAGAKVIAQFDYIDHWISFGLLTAVAIHMAYEGYEELSGKNHDEEERPKQFHSLLKVILVSFATSLDAFAVGVTIGASGKMLTPYITSIGVWAFCSTIVGMSIAKRASDKLGPVFSIIAAIILQSLAVKFLLEGL comes from the coding sequence ATGATTAATTATTTTGAAGTTATAGTTATTGGCTTAGTTCTATGTGCCGATTCTTTCTCGGCCGCTGTTGCCATGGGGGCCAGACCTCATAAATTTAGCGATACTCTGAAATTTGCATTCTCATCGGGGGGAGCTGAAGCACTGGTTGCTTTCTTAGGTGCAATTGCCGGCGCGAAAGTTATTGCACAATTTGATTATATTGATCATTGGATTTCATTTGGTCTCTTAACAGCTGTTGCTATTCATATGGCCTATGAGGGTTATGAAGAGCTTAGTGGAAAGAATCATGATGAAGAAGAGAGGCCAAAGCAATTTCATAGCTTATTAAAAGTAATCCTGGTTTCATTTGCCACAAGCCTTGACGCATTTGCAGTTGGGGTGACAATTGGTGCATCGGGTAAAATGCTGACTCCATACATTACTTCGATTGGAGTTTGGGCATTTTGTTCGACAATAGTGGGGATGAGCATTGCTAAACGTGCTTCTGATAAGTTAGGACCTGTTTTTAGCATCATTGCCGCGATTATTTTACAAAGCCTTGCAGTGAAATTCCTACTCGAAGGCCTATAA
- a CDS encoding chalcone isomerase family protein, producing the protein MIKLMRMTVALFFLLTCANALSGQLRLVGKGTLSYFIWNVYEVSYFKNSSDNVELLKIRYLRDVDRTISQEGWRESLKKYDNIEKQIKLFVDSSVDVKEGDVISIYKLNGNKVVIKKNDKVILESTDDKKLYFLAHAPWLGEYPVDSGLKRDLLK; encoded by the coding sequence ATGATTAAACTAATGAGAATGACTGTAGCTTTATTTTTTCTACTTACCTGTGCCAATGCTTTAAGTGGACAACTACGATTGGTTGGAAAGGGGACTCTTTCATATTTTATCTGGAATGTTTATGAAGTGTCTTATTTTAAAAACTCTAGTGATAACGTTGAATTACTTAAGATTAGATATCTTCGAGACGTCGATAGAACAATATCTCAAGAAGGATGGAGGGAGTCATTGAAGAAATATGATAATATTGAAAAACAAATAAAGCTATTCGTTGATAGTAGTGTTGATGTAAAGGAGGGAGATGTTATATCTATCTATAAACTCAATGGAAACAAAGTAGTCATAAAAAAAAATGACAAGGTCATACTTGAGAGTACGGATGATAAAAAACTATATTTCCTAGCACATGCTCCATGGCTTGGTGAGTACCCTGTCGACTCAGGTTTGAAAAGGGACTTGTTAAAGTAA
- a CDS encoding DUF1295 domain-containing protein, producing the protein MFDLIVLVLFLVILYFTIGWLISLNIKVFSYLDFYWSTSFLVVITSLLLYRPELLESFQAILLCLLYAFWSMRLSTHLFQRIRKTGEDSRYLTLKKKWKIMYGVYLYGLFIGEAVLTVILSIPLFLLSIESLTLFNFLGSTLFTIALIGEMIADRQLKSFISSKNNKGKVCDIGLWKYSRHPNYFFETLIWLSYGVYGLDMERPITFIGFIPYIIMLYLITSVTGVPAAEESSLKSKGEVYRDYQKRTNRFLIWFPKKIIKHILIICLIGGVSVKELKATGLDSQNLQAQRIEKVFNELRADNIEILNNFYDKQALFIDPIGEHKGLDAVKDYYQGIYQGVEDIRFEFSDIVSNGNHHVAVWRMILVTPNLNSGKPVILYGNSVIKFNESGLVSYHRDYFDMGEFIYEHIPLLGSLIRYIKNRLKGPQ; encoded by the coding sequence ATGTTTGATTTAATTGTGCTCGTATTATTCTTAGTTATTCTTTATTTTACGATAGGATGGCTGATTTCTTTGAATATTAAAGTATTTTCATATTTGGACTTCTACTGGAGCACAAGCTTTCTCGTAGTTATTACTTCATTGCTATTATATCGTCCCGAATTACTTGAATCGTTTCAGGCGATATTACTATGTCTACTTTATGCCTTTTGGTCTATGCGTTTAAGTACACACTTATTTCAAAGGATAAGAAAGACAGGAGAAGATAGTCGATACTTAACTTTAAAAAAGAAGTGGAAGATTATGTATGGTGTCTATCTTTATGGACTCTTTATTGGCGAGGCCGTTTTAACAGTGATCCTATCAATACCTCTATTTCTTCTTAGTATAGAAAGTTTAACTCTTTTTAACTTCTTGGGAAGTACTTTGTTCACCATTGCACTTATAGGAGAAATGATTGCAGATAGACAACTTAAAAGCTTTATTTCTTCTAAGAATAATAAAGGTAAAGTTTGTGATATTGGTTTATGGAAATACTCACGTCATCCGAACTACTTCTTTGAAACATTAATTTGGTTATCATACGGAGTTTATGGCCTTGATATGGAACGACCTATTACTTTTATTGGTTTTATACCGTATATCATCATGCTTTATCTTATTACTTCTGTTACAGGAGTCCCTGCGGCCGAGGAGTCATCATTGAAATCTAAAGGAGAAGTATACCGAGATTATCAAAAGCGAACGAATCGTTTTCTTATTTGGTTTCCGAAAAAAATTATAAAACATATCTTAATAATATGTTTAATTGGAGGAGTAAGTGTGAAAGAGCTAAAAGCTACAGGTTTAGATAGTCAAAATCTGCAAGCACAACGAATTGAAAAGGTTTTTAATGAGCTACGAGCAGATAATATTGAAATCTTAAATAACTTCTATGACAAGCAGGCGCTCTTCATTGACCCCATTGGTGAACACAAAGGACTTGATGCGGTAAAAGACTACTATCAAGGAATCTATCAAGGAGTAGAGGATATACGTTTTGAGTTTTCTGACATCGTTTCCAATGGCAATCATCATGTTGCCGTTTGGAGGATGATTCTTGTTACACCTAATCTGAACTCTGGGAAGCCGGTCATCTTATATGGAAACTCTGTCATTAAATTTAATGAATCTGGACTAGTGAGTTATCATCGTGATTATTTTGATATGGGTGAATTCATTTATGAGCATATTCCACTGCTTGGTTCTTTAATTAGGTATATCAAGAATAGATTAAAGGGGCCGCAATGA